One Polypterus senegalus isolate Bchr_013 chromosome 10, ASM1683550v1, whole genome shotgun sequence DNA segment encodes these proteins:
- the LOC120536799 gene encoding transcription factor mef2A-like isoform X2, which produces MTRSLGSAINVERAELAECKVRTEVMELTRGMVDRTNANFLIWPTCVEVQRCSGCCNTRNVRCVPTRVHLRHLMVLKIEFTQGKQTRGVAVVTVEDHLECHCEASSSPNTAQGHSSQQPSTTGQLQTKHGSEHPFGENSRHLVDPSAKDHVGQHDELGSHSGHISQPTMGSHPKLNLEPSTKHHSGQISTSLEGSHFGHLSNHSLRDHILNSSGHSKFNHSGHYSGQVSESNIRSHSGHHSDHSKGNTSGQHLDASVKQNSGLNSSQINPQVFPRHPTSTTVHLPILHPNGSGQSHSRELSRPVTKQQSTSSSTRQQKGAPSKSHHRPRPSPSVQRHHRQRVTPAKKPPLPKHSPVFTKRPAVSTATSAGVTQARGRRPLKKKHHKFKHMIHQSSLKNLMS; this is translated from the exons ATGACACGCAGCCTCG GGTCCGCAATCAATGTAGAGAGAGCCGAGCTGGCAGAATGCAAAGTTCGCACAGAGGTGATGGAGCTCACCCGGGGTATGGTGGACCGGACCAATGCCAACTTCCTAATTTGGCCCACATGTGTGGAAGTGCAGCGCTGCTCAGGCTGCTGTAACACTCGAAATGTACGCTGCGTGCCAACGCGGGTTCATCTGCGCCATCTAATG GTCCTGAAGATCGAGTTTACTCAAGGAAAGCAAACCCGGGGAGTGGCTGTTGTGACAGTAGAGGATCATCTTGAATGTCACTGTGAGGCATCCAGTTCCCCAAATACAGCCCAGGGGCATTCAAGCCAACAACCCAGTACTACTGGGCAACTCCAGACCAAACACGGGTCAGAACATCCTTTTGGGGAGAACTCCAGACATCTTGTAGATCCTTCTGCAAAGGATCACGTGGGACAACATGATGAACTGGGATCCCACTCTGGACATATTTCTCAACCAACTATGGGATCCCACCCCAAACTGAATCTGGAACCCTCCACGAAGCATCATTCGGGACAGATTTCAACTTCTTTGGAAGGAAGCCACTTTGGACATTTGTCCAACCACTCTTTGAGAGATCATATCTTAAACTCCTCAGGACATTCAAAGTTTAACCACTCAGGACATTATTCTGGACAAGTTTCAGAATCTAATATAAGAAGCCACTCTGGTCATCATTCAGACCACTCCAAAGGTAATACCTCTGGACAGCATTTGGATGCATCGGTGAAGCAGAATTCCGGGTTAAACTCATCTCAAATCAATCCCCAAGTCTTCCCACGTCATCCCACATCAACCACTGTTCATCTGCCCATCCTGCATCCAAATGGCTCTGGGCAAAGTCACTCCAGGGAGCTTTCACGCCCAGTCACAAAGCAACAATCAACAAGCAGCTCTACCAGGCAACAGAAGGGGGCACCGAGTAAAAGTCATCATCGGCCTCGTCCGAGCCCATCCGTGCAGCGACACCACAGACAGCGCGTGACTCCTGCCAAGAAGCCACCTCTTCCAAAGCACTCGCCTGTATTCACCAAGCGACCAG